Proteins encoded by one window of Leopardus geoffroyi isolate Oge1 chromosome X, O.geoffroyi_Oge1_pat1.0, whole genome shotgun sequence:
- the KIAA1210 gene encoding acrosomal protein KIAA1210 homolog isoform X1 encodes MAESLREASGSLEVLEAGDEGKKKSKFKVFKSFFGKKKKKEPEDTWGGRKLKPSLSSDNINIFALKPVHEDQTEPRAKSNMGSKALSYDSIFMMDPEPAYKIYPSPELQRGRSLQRPYVSKTLPRTGTGSLHRAVSGVTFGRMLPYVPRSALWAGGSDITESPSLLPRQRSISPPLTRSDTISKDLEEISVDEESPESSPKDVSEQILTMKKVEPKQGKPGVPLVSQEEKSTTTSQEAVQKKPKNDSAGASSLEQSKKTETPDKKTAEQTANPDAAGTQGYLSTTAFGRQCARRGPGAIGMSECGLRGRTFKQSSVFSADLSLEQSTTPPAKSVTPQEGLSDKDGLGKRNTGMDFKAGTTAGAQSVLEDVEGSTVGDPSTCREDGAPGASRPEAIASLLSAATEAEAFKDPSRTQSETEEACSSDLQGIQLKMESAQDIPTVCREKPPGKCLPAFTAGISAPPSDLAKRGVSVGTPPLRSLSLAVVKFQAEEESPDSESSSEAGGGSEQVPPRPASQQEKPKDDQKVFPQPGSSAVEPSRPGSPSWAVARPEAKEASLDSESVPEDEDTSEQQVRPGHSLQSAGKPDRGQEVFTEPKSSAPKVLGEPKVSTEWHSYADKYKSADPSRAWKEKPKDQGGTPSASKSVLKEWDVSMQRLALQQLPQSFAKPAVQQVSSGPVRALAQRSGSAEHLLPQSGTGAKAKQQASACLESTARDWSLSLEPLPPRTSSKHLMRRKVGQPVSKSPEIAMTPGVDSAALKCHSKPPPKPTAGNAFPPGPEHVSVSKQVLPPKGRFWALLRSVVEKQVPPRAESAVVEKDASMQPLVPKHQSPRQPLVQQQVSASPESAAAEGGASGGPLLPKHSARPLVNPQSQQISENAAVKKGTSAELPRRGPVQPSGRPRLQAQTLPADSVSASEGSGPEEKMPPPHTSRAWVSPRVEQEASSGSASAPSARSTPVESKPPKSALQAWGNRKSKQAASTGLEGAVAEKGGSKAQPPPRMSSQSPMKPVGKQAVSAGPESVAAKKEASAEPLPPRQFSRSLAVHKVQQISSNFESSAAEGAVSGKPLPPKNPIQIWVRFKVREMSLRLENKALEGNTSKKSLIPRYPSRSFVKYMAERVFSESPVAERGFHTNPPSTNPPSKPSMRPEAQCQVFSGQENANMGGGISSQLLPWKGPLQSSGRPEDPKEVSSHSESAPAKSSGSKKQPPPRYLSQALGKLEYQQYGSLVSVSALGDRKSFEDKLPSGGPSQAKKGRESQPHVSSTGSASAPVGWSCSEKPLPRRSSFWAFADPEHQQQVPSGSGGAAAEGAISGRNPSSRSVPKGPASPHGTKKRSHSSEDLIKNILASSAKPVKFTFAPASQTSTSGVTYPKEEVVKSSDPNNSHSDVSTTEAGIENVFGIRLRKIPTSDKFKDETQDDRTKLSSLSLGPKSFPVCKGKRIRRSTSHRFLGTAEHLIPGYEFAEKQQDRPKSEIIAGNQPAYKVPGKAPGRQEYYSISEPTWITELRTKNRAAIKEPLRAGDILEDENQPASSVTFNVNKQELLQPTKGVPFVKNLTRNLGNQGRATK; translated from the exons ATGGCTGAATCCCTgagggaagcttctggaagccTGGAAGTTCTAGAGGCCGGTGATGAGG GAAAGAAGAAATCCAAGTTTAAAGTCTTCAAGAGCTTCTttggcaagaagaagaaaaaagagcccGAGGAtacctggggagggaggaagctaAAACCAAGCCTGTCCAGCGACAACATCAACATCTTTGCTCTGAAGCCGGTTCATGAAGATCAGACTGAGCCTCG GGCCAAGAGCAACATGGGGAGCAAAGCCCTGTCCTATGACAGCATCTTCATGATGGATCCTGAGCCTGCATATAAAATCTACCCCTCTCCAGAGCTCCAGAGAGGCAGATCTCTGCAG aGACCTTATGTTTCCAAAACTCTGCCTAGAACCGGGACTGGTAGTCTGCATCGAGCTGTTTCTGGAGTTACGTTTGGACGTATGCTCCCATATGTACCCAGAAGTGCACTTTGGGCCGGGGGATCCGACATCACTGAG AGCCCATCACTGCTGCCACGCCAACGAAGCATCAGCCCACCTCTTACCCGTTCTGACACAATCTCTAAGGACTTGGAGGAAATCTCTGTTGATGAGGAGTCACCTGAGAGCTCACCAAAGGACGTTTCAGAGCAGATCTTGACAATGAAGAAG GTGGAGCCAAAACAGGGGAAGCCAGGCGTTCCACTGGTGTCTCAAGAAGAGAAGAGTACAACGACATCCCAAGAAGCTGTCCAAAAGAAGCCGAAAAACGACAGTGCAG GTGCCTCAAGCCTGGAGCAGAGCAAGAAAACCGAAACTCCGGATAAGAAGACAGCAGAGCAGACCGCAAACCCAGATGCTGCTGGCACTCAGGGCTACCTGTCGACGACGGCGTTTGGAAGACAGTGTGCAAGGAGAGGTCCCGGTGCTATAGGAATGAGTGAGTGTGGGCTCAGAGGAAGAACCTTCAAACAGAGTTCTGTCTTCTCTGCGGACCTCTCTCTGGAGCAGTCCACAACTCCACCGGCCAAAAGCGTGACTCCTCAGGAGGGACTTTCGGATAAAGATGGCCTGGGAAAGAGAAATACTGGGATGGATTTTAAAGCTGGAACCACAGCAGGAGCCCAATCTGTACTTGAAGACGTGGAAGGGTCCACGGTTGGTGACCCATCAACATGCCGTGAGGACGGGGCCCCGGGAGCCAGCAGGCCAGAAGCCATAGCTTCTCTCTTGTCAGCGGCAACCGAGGCCGAAGCGTTTAAGGATCCTTCTCGCACCCAGTCGGAGACGGAAGAAGCCTGCAGCTCCGATTTGCAAGGTATCCAGCTGAAAATGGAGTCAGCTCAAGATATTCCAACTGTCTGCAGAGAAAAGCCCCCTGGAAAGTGTCTCCCGGCCTTCACAGCAGGTATTTCAGCTCCGCCAAGCGATTTGGCAAAGAGAGGCGTTTCTGTGGGGACGCCGCCTCTCAGGAGCCTTTCCCTGGCCGTGGTGAAGTTCCAAGCCGAAGAAGAGTCCCCTGATTCCGAGAGTTCTTCAGAGGCGGGGGGTGGTTCTGAGCAGGTGCCTCCCAGGCCTGCTTCCCAGCAGGAGAAGCCCAAAGATGACCAAAAAGTCTTCCCCCAACCAGGAAGTTCAGCCGTGGAACCGAGCCGGCCCGGTTCCCCTTCCTGGGCCGTGGCGCGGCCCGAAGCTAAAGAGGCCTCCTTGGATTCCGAGAGCGTTCCAGAGGACGAAGACACCTCGGAGCAGCAGGTGCGTCCCGGGCACTCTCTCCAGTCGGCCGGGAAGCCCGACCGTGGCCAGGAAGTCTTCACGGAGCCCAAGAGCTCCGCTCCCAAGGTCTTGGGGGAGCCCAAAGTGTCCACCGAGTGGCACAGTTACGCTGACAAGTACAAGAGTGCTGACCCTTCCCGGGCCTGGAAGGAGAAGCCCAAGGACCAAGGAGGAACCCCCTCAGCTTCGAAGAGCGTACTTAAGGAGTGGGATGTTTCCATGCAGCGGCTCGCTCTCCAACAGCTTCCTCAGTCCTTCGCGAAGCCGGCTGTTCAGCAAGTGTCGTCCGGCCCGGTGAGGGCTTTGGCACAGCGGAGCGGCTCTGCGGAGCACCTGCTGCCCCAGTCCGGGACGGGCGCCAAGGCCAAGCAGCAAGCCTCGGCATGTCTGGAGAGCACTGCCAGGGACTGGAGCCTCTCCCTGGAGCCGCTGCCTCCCAGGACCTCTTCGAAGCACCTGATGAGGCGTAAAGTTGGGCAACCGGTCTCCAAAAGTCCAGAAATTGCTATGACCCCAGGGGTCGATTCCGCGGCCCTCAAATGTCATTCTAAGCCTCCCCCGAAACCCACGGCGGGGAATGCATTCCCTCCAGGTCCAGAGCACGTGTCTGTTTCGAAGCAAGTGCTGCCGCCCAAGGGTCGTTTCTGGGCCCTGCTGAGATCGGTAGTTGAGAAACAGGTCCCCCCCCGTGCGGAAAGTGCTGTGGTTGAGAAGGACGCTTCTATGCAGCCGCTGGTCCCCAAACATCAGTCCCCGAGGCAACCTCTGGTCCAGCAACAAGTCTCTGCGAGTCCGGAGAGCGCTGCAGCTGAGGGGGGCGCTTCTGGGGGGCCACTGCTCCCCAAACATTCTGCTCGGCCCCTGGTGAATCCTCAAAGCCAGCAGATCTCAGAGAATGCTGCGGTCAAGAAGGGCACATCTGCCGAACTGCCTCGCAGAGGCCCTGTCCAGCCTTCGGGGAGGCCCAGACTCCAGGCACAGACCCTCCCCGCCGACTCGGTGAGTGCTTCTGAGGGCAGCGGTCCTGAGGAGAAGATGCCTCCCCCACACACCTCCCGGGCCTGGGTGAGCCCCAGAGTTGAGCAAGAAGCCTCCTCGGGTTCAGCGAGTGCTCCCTCAGCACGGAGCACTCCGGTGGAGTCAAAGCCTCCCAAAAGCGCTCTGCAGGCCTGGGGCAACCGTAAATCCAAGCAAGCGGCTTCCACGGGCCTGGAGGGCGCTGTGGCCGAGAAGGGTGGGTCCAAGGCGCAGCCCCCCCCCAGAATGTCTTCTCAGTCCCCGATGAAACCCGTGGGGAAACAAGCAGTCTCTGCAGGGCCGGAGAGCGTGGCCGCCAAGAAGGAGGCTTCTGCAGAACCACTGCCTCCCAGGCAGTTTTCCAGGTCCCTTGCGGTACACAAAGTCCAGCAAATATCTTCAAATTTTGAGAGCAGTGCTGCGGAGGGCGCCGTCTCCGGGAAGCCACTGCCTCCCAAGAATCCTATCCAGATCTGGGTCAGGTTTAAAGTCCGGGAAATGTCCTTGCGTCTAGAGAACAAGGCCCTTGAAGGAAACACGTCTAAGAAGTCACTGATTCCTAGATATCCTTCCCGGTCATTTGTGAAGTACATGGCAGAACGAGTCTTTTCAGAGAGCCCCGTGGCCGAGCGGGGATTTCACACGAATCCCCCATCTACAAATCCACCTTCCAAACCTTCGATGAGGCCCGAGGCCCAGTGCCAAGTCTTCTCAGGTCAGGAGAACGCCAACATGGGGGGAGGCATTTCCTCACAGCTGCTGCCTTGGAAAGGCCCTTTACAGTCCTCAGGGAGGCCCGAAGACCCCAAAGAAGTCTCCTCGCATTCGGAGAGCGCTCCTGCGAAGTCGAGTGGTTCAAAAAAGCAGCCGCCTCCCAGATACCTTTCCCAGGCACTGGGGAAGCTTGAGTACCAGCAATATGGCTCCCTGGTCTCTGTGAGCGCTCTTGGAGACAGGAAGAGTTTTGAAGACAAGCTGCCTTCTGGAGGCCCTTCCCAAGCCAAGAAGGGGCGTGAATCACAACCACATGTTTCCTCAACAGGCTCAGCGAGTGCGCCTGTGGGGTGGAGTTGTTCTGAGAAGCCCCTGCCTCGCAGATCCTCCTTCTGGGCTTTTGCAGACCCTGAACATCAGCAACAGGTTCCTTCCGGTTCCGGGGGCGCTGCTGCTGAGGGAGCCATTTCTGGGCGCAATCCTAGCAGCCGGTCCGTACCCAAAGGCCCGGCTTCTCCACACGGAACCAAGAAGCGTAGCCACAGCTCTGAAGACCTCATTAAGAATATCCTGGCTTCTTCTGCGAAACCCGTGAAGTTCACTTTTGCTCCCGCCAGCCAAACATCCACTTCCGGGGTCACTTACCCTAAGGAGGAAGTTGTCAAGAGCAGTGATCCAAATAACAGCCACTCAGACGTGTCCACCACCGAGGCTGGTATTGAAAACGTCTTTGGAATTCGACTGAGAAAAATCCCTACCTCGGACAAGTTCAAGGATGAGACACAAGATGACCGGACCAAGCTTTCTTCACTCTCCCTGGGCCCAAAGTCATTTCCTGTATGTAAAGGGAAGCGAATCAGAAGAAGCACTTCCCATAGGTTCCTGGGCACCGCAGAGCACCTCATCCCAGGATATGAGTTTGCAGAGAAGCAACAGGACAGGCCCAAATCTGAAATCATAGCTGGGAATCAACCCGCTTACAAGGTCCCAG gaaAGGCTCCTGGTCGACAGGAATATTATAGCATCTCGGAGCCAACTTGGATAACCGAG CTGAGAACCAAGAACAGAGCCGCGATCAAAGAGCCTTTACGTGCG
- the KIAA1210 gene encoding acrosomal protein KIAA1210 homolog isoform X2 has product MAESLREASGSLEVLEAGDEGKKKSKFKVFKSFFGKKKKKEPEDTWGGRKLKPSLSSDNINIFALKPVHEDQTEPRAKSNMGSKALSYDSIFMMDPEPAYKIYPSPELQRGRSLQRPYVSKTLPRTGTGSLHRAVSGVTFGRMLPYVPRSALWAGGSDITESPSLLPRQRSISPPLTRSDTISKDLEEISVDEESPESSPKDVSEQILTMKKVEPKQGKPGVPLVSQEEKSTTTSQEAVQKKPKNDSAGASSLEQSKKTETPDKKTAEQTANPDAAGTQGYLSTTAFGRQCARRGPGAIGMSECGLRGRTFKQSSVFSADLSLEQSTTPPAKSVTPQEGLSDKDGLGKRNTGMDFKAGTTAGAQSVLEDVEGSTVGDPSTCREDGAPGASRPEAIASLLSAATEAEAFKDPSRTQSETEEACSSDLQGIQLKMESAQDIPTVCREKPPGKCLPAFTAGISAPPSDLAKRGVSVGTPPLRSLSLAVVKFQAEEESPDSESSSEAGGGSEQVPPRPASQQEKPKDDQKVFPQPGSSAVEPSRPGSPSWAVARPEAKEASLDSESVPEDEDTSEQQVRPGHSLQSAGKPDRGQEVFTEPKSSAPKVLGEPKVSTEWHSYADKYKSADPSRAWKEKPKDQGGTPSASKSVLKEWDVSMQRLALQQLPQSFAKPAVQQVSSGPVRALAQRSGSAEHLLPQSGTGAKAKQQASACLESTARDWSLSLEPLPPRTSSKHLMRRKVGQPVSKSPEIAMTPGVDSAALKCHSKPPPKPTAGNAFPPGPEHVSVSKQVLPPKGRFWALLRSVVEKQVPPRAESAVVEKDASMQPLVPKHQSPRQPLVQQQVSASPESAAAEGGASGGPLLPKHSARPLVNPQSQQISENAAVKKGTSAELPRRGPVQPSGRPRLQAQTLPADSVSASEGSGPEEKMPPPHTSRAWVSPRVEQEASSGSASAPSARSTPVESKPPKSALQAWGNRKSKQAASTGLEGAVAEKGGSKAQPPPRMSSQSPMKPVGKQAVSAGPESVAAKKEASAEPLPPRQFSRSLAVHKVQQISSNFESSAAEGAVSGKPLPPKNPIQIWVRFKVREMSLRLENKALEGNTSKKSLIPRYPSRSFVKYMAERVFSESPVAERGFHTNPPSTNPPSKPSMRPEAQCQVFSGQENANMGGGISSQLLPWKGPLQSSGRPEDPKEVSSHSESAPAKSSGSKKQPPPRYLSQALGKLEYQQYGSLVSVSALGDRKSFEDKLPSGGPSQAKKGRESQPHVSSTGSASAPVGWSCSEKPLPRRSSFWAFADPEHQQQVPSGSGGAAAEGAISGRNPSSRSVPKGPASPHGTKKRSHSSEDLIKNILASSAKPVKFTFAPASQTSTSGVTYPKEEVVKSSDPNNSHSDVSTTEAGIENVFGIRLRKIPTSDKFKDETQDDRTKLSSLSLGPKSFPVCKGKRIRRSTSHRFLGTAEHLIPGYEFAEKQQDRPKSEIIAGNQPAYKVPGKAPGRQEYYSISEPTWITELRTKNRAAIKEPLRASLS; this is encoded by the exons ATGGCTGAATCCCTgagggaagcttctggaagccTGGAAGTTCTAGAGGCCGGTGATGAGG GAAAGAAGAAATCCAAGTTTAAAGTCTTCAAGAGCTTCTttggcaagaagaagaaaaaagagcccGAGGAtacctggggagggaggaagctaAAACCAAGCCTGTCCAGCGACAACATCAACATCTTTGCTCTGAAGCCGGTTCATGAAGATCAGACTGAGCCTCG GGCCAAGAGCAACATGGGGAGCAAAGCCCTGTCCTATGACAGCATCTTCATGATGGATCCTGAGCCTGCATATAAAATCTACCCCTCTCCAGAGCTCCAGAGAGGCAGATCTCTGCAG aGACCTTATGTTTCCAAAACTCTGCCTAGAACCGGGACTGGTAGTCTGCATCGAGCTGTTTCTGGAGTTACGTTTGGACGTATGCTCCCATATGTACCCAGAAGTGCACTTTGGGCCGGGGGATCCGACATCACTGAG AGCCCATCACTGCTGCCACGCCAACGAAGCATCAGCCCACCTCTTACCCGTTCTGACACAATCTCTAAGGACTTGGAGGAAATCTCTGTTGATGAGGAGTCACCTGAGAGCTCACCAAAGGACGTTTCAGAGCAGATCTTGACAATGAAGAAG GTGGAGCCAAAACAGGGGAAGCCAGGCGTTCCACTGGTGTCTCAAGAAGAGAAGAGTACAACGACATCCCAAGAAGCTGTCCAAAAGAAGCCGAAAAACGACAGTGCAG GTGCCTCAAGCCTGGAGCAGAGCAAGAAAACCGAAACTCCGGATAAGAAGACAGCAGAGCAGACCGCAAACCCAGATGCTGCTGGCACTCAGGGCTACCTGTCGACGACGGCGTTTGGAAGACAGTGTGCAAGGAGAGGTCCCGGTGCTATAGGAATGAGTGAGTGTGGGCTCAGAGGAAGAACCTTCAAACAGAGTTCTGTCTTCTCTGCGGACCTCTCTCTGGAGCAGTCCACAACTCCACCGGCCAAAAGCGTGACTCCTCAGGAGGGACTTTCGGATAAAGATGGCCTGGGAAAGAGAAATACTGGGATGGATTTTAAAGCTGGAACCACAGCAGGAGCCCAATCTGTACTTGAAGACGTGGAAGGGTCCACGGTTGGTGACCCATCAACATGCCGTGAGGACGGGGCCCCGGGAGCCAGCAGGCCAGAAGCCATAGCTTCTCTCTTGTCAGCGGCAACCGAGGCCGAAGCGTTTAAGGATCCTTCTCGCACCCAGTCGGAGACGGAAGAAGCCTGCAGCTCCGATTTGCAAGGTATCCAGCTGAAAATGGAGTCAGCTCAAGATATTCCAACTGTCTGCAGAGAAAAGCCCCCTGGAAAGTGTCTCCCGGCCTTCACAGCAGGTATTTCAGCTCCGCCAAGCGATTTGGCAAAGAGAGGCGTTTCTGTGGGGACGCCGCCTCTCAGGAGCCTTTCCCTGGCCGTGGTGAAGTTCCAAGCCGAAGAAGAGTCCCCTGATTCCGAGAGTTCTTCAGAGGCGGGGGGTGGTTCTGAGCAGGTGCCTCCCAGGCCTGCTTCCCAGCAGGAGAAGCCCAAAGATGACCAAAAAGTCTTCCCCCAACCAGGAAGTTCAGCCGTGGAACCGAGCCGGCCCGGTTCCCCTTCCTGGGCCGTGGCGCGGCCCGAAGCTAAAGAGGCCTCCTTGGATTCCGAGAGCGTTCCAGAGGACGAAGACACCTCGGAGCAGCAGGTGCGTCCCGGGCACTCTCTCCAGTCGGCCGGGAAGCCCGACCGTGGCCAGGAAGTCTTCACGGAGCCCAAGAGCTCCGCTCCCAAGGTCTTGGGGGAGCCCAAAGTGTCCACCGAGTGGCACAGTTACGCTGACAAGTACAAGAGTGCTGACCCTTCCCGGGCCTGGAAGGAGAAGCCCAAGGACCAAGGAGGAACCCCCTCAGCTTCGAAGAGCGTACTTAAGGAGTGGGATGTTTCCATGCAGCGGCTCGCTCTCCAACAGCTTCCTCAGTCCTTCGCGAAGCCGGCTGTTCAGCAAGTGTCGTCCGGCCCGGTGAGGGCTTTGGCACAGCGGAGCGGCTCTGCGGAGCACCTGCTGCCCCAGTCCGGGACGGGCGCCAAGGCCAAGCAGCAAGCCTCGGCATGTCTGGAGAGCACTGCCAGGGACTGGAGCCTCTCCCTGGAGCCGCTGCCTCCCAGGACCTCTTCGAAGCACCTGATGAGGCGTAAAGTTGGGCAACCGGTCTCCAAAAGTCCAGAAATTGCTATGACCCCAGGGGTCGATTCCGCGGCCCTCAAATGTCATTCTAAGCCTCCCCCGAAACCCACGGCGGGGAATGCATTCCCTCCAGGTCCAGAGCACGTGTCTGTTTCGAAGCAAGTGCTGCCGCCCAAGGGTCGTTTCTGGGCCCTGCTGAGATCGGTAGTTGAGAAACAGGTCCCCCCCCGTGCGGAAAGTGCTGTGGTTGAGAAGGACGCTTCTATGCAGCCGCTGGTCCCCAAACATCAGTCCCCGAGGCAACCTCTGGTCCAGCAACAAGTCTCTGCGAGTCCGGAGAGCGCTGCAGCTGAGGGGGGCGCTTCTGGGGGGCCACTGCTCCCCAAACATTCTGCTCGGCCCCTGGTGAATCCTCAAAGCCAGCAGATCTCAGAGAATGCTGCGGTCAAGAAGGGCACATCTGCCGAACTGCCTCGCAGAGGCCCTGTCCAGCCTTCGGGGAGGCCCAGACTCCAGGCACAGACCCTCCCCGCCGACTCGGTGAGTGCTTCTGAGGGCAGCGGTCCTGAGGAGAAGATGCCTCCCCCACACACCTCCCGGGCCTGGGTGAGCCCCAGAGTTGAGCAAGAAGCCTCCTCGGGTTCAGCGAGTGCTCCCTCAGCACGGAGCACTCCGGTGGAGTCAAAGCCTCCCAAAAGCGCTCTGCAGGCCTGGGGCAACCGTAAATCCAAGCAAGCGGCTTCCACGGGCCTGGAGGGCGCTGTGGCCGAGAAGGGTGGGTCCAAGGCGCAGCCCCCCCCCAGAATGTCTTCTCAGTCCCCGATGAAACCCGTGGGGAAACAAGCAGTCTCTGCAGGGCCGGAGAGCGTGGCCGCCAAGAAGGAGGCTTCTGCAGAACCACTGCCTCCCAGGCAGTTTTCCAGGTCCCTTGCGGTACACAAAGTCCAGCAAATATCTTCAAATTTTGAGAGCAGTGCTGCGGAGGGCGCCGTCTCCGGGAAGCCACTGCCTCCCAAGAATCCTATCCAGATCTGGGTCAGGTTTAAAGTCCGGGAAATGTCCTTGCGTCTAGAGAACAAGGCCCTTGAAGGAAACACGTCTAAGAAGTCACTGATTCCTAGATATCCTTCCCGGTCATTTGTGAAGTACATGGCAGAACGAGTCTTTTCAGAGAGCCCCGTGGCCGAGCGGGGATTTCACACGAATCCCCCATCTACAAATCCACCTTCCAAACCTTCGATGAGGCCCGAGGCCCAGTGCCAAGTCTTCTCAGGTCAGGAGAACGCCAACATGGGGGGAGGCATTTCCTCACAGCTGCTGCCTTGGAAAGGCCCTTTACAGTCCTCAGGGAGGCCCGAAGACCCCAAAGAAGTCTCCTCGCATTCGGAGAGCGCTCCTGCGAAGTCGAGTGGTTCAAAAAAGCAGCCGCCTCCCAGATACCTTTCCCAGGCACTGGGGAAGCTTGAGTACCAGCAATATGGCTCCCTGGTCTCTGTGAGCGCTCTTGGAGACAGGAAGAGTTTTGAAGACAAGCTGCCTTCTGGAGGCCCTTCCCAAGCCAAGAAGGGGCGTGAATCACAACCACATGTTTCCTCAACAGGCTCAGCGAGTGCGCCTGTGGGGTGGAGTTGTTCTGAGAAGCCCCTGCCTCGCAGATCCTCCTTCTGGGCTTTTGCAGACCCTGAACATCAGCAACAGGTTCCTTCCGGTTCCGGGGGCGCTGCTGCTGAGGGAGCCATTTCTGGGCGCAATCCTAGCAGCCGGTCCGTACCCAAAGGCCCGGCTTCTCCACACGGAACCAAGAAGCGTAGCCACAGCTCTGAAGACCTCATTAAGAATATCCTGGCTTCTTCTGCGAAACCCGTGAAGTTCACTTTTGCTCCCGCCAGCCAAACATCCACTTCCGGGGTCACTTACCCTAAGGAGGAAGTTGTCAAGAGCAGTGATCCAAATAACAGCCACTCAGACGTGTCCACCACCGAGGCTGGTATTGAAAACGTCTTTGGAATTCGACTGAGAAAAATCCCTACCTCGGACAAGTTCAAGGATGAGACACAAGATGACCGGACCAAGCTTTCTTCACTCTCCCTGGGCCCAAAGTCATTTCCTGTATGTAAAGGGAAGCGAATCAGAAGAAGCACTTCCCATAGGTTCCTGGGCACCGCAGAGCACCTCATCCCAGGATATGAGTTTGCAGAGAAGCAACAGGACAGGCCCAAATCTGAAATCATAGCTGGGAATCAACCCGCTTACAAGGTCCCAG gaaAGGCTCCTGGTCGACAGGAATATTATAGCATCTCGGAGCCAACTTGGATAACCGAG CTGAGAACCAAGAACAGAGCCGCGATCAAAGAGCCTTTACGTGCG